Proteins encoded in a region of the Sugiyamaella lignohabitans strain CBS 10342 chromosome B, complete sequence genome:
- the GTR2 gene encoding Gtr2p (Putative GTP binding protein; negatively regulates Ran/Tc4 GTPase cycle; activates transcription; subunit of EGO and GSE complexes; required for sorting of Gap1p; localizes to cytoplasm and to chromatin; homolog of human RagC and RagD; GO_component: GO:0034448 - EGO complex [Evidence IPI] [PMID 15989961]; GO_component: GO:0034448 - EGO complex [Evidence IDA] [PMID 16732272]; GO_component: GO:1990131 - Gtr1-Gtr2 GTPase complex [Evidence IPI] [PMID 10388807]; GO_component: GO:1990131 - Gtr1-Gtr2 GTPase complex [Evidence IPI] [PMID 16143306]; GO_component: GO:0005737 - cytoplasm [Evidence IEA]; GO_component: GO:0005737 - cytoplasm [Evidence IDA] [PMID 10388807]; GO_component: GO:0005737 - cytoplasm [Evidence IDA] [PMID 11073942]; GO_component: GO:0000329 - fungal-type vacuole membrane [Evidence IDA] [PMID 15989961]; GO_component: GO:0016021 - integral component of membrane [Evidence ISM] [PMID 12192589]; GO_component: GO:0031902 - late endosome membrane [Evidence IDA] [PMID 16732272]; GO_component: GO:0016020 - membrane [Evidence IEA]; GO_component: GO:0000790 - nuclear chromatin [Evidence IDA] [PMID 18258182]; GO_component: GO:0005634 - nucleus [Evidence IEA]; GO_component: GO:0005634 - nucleus [Evidence IDA] [PMID 10388807]; GO_component: GO:0005634 - nucleus [Evidence IDA] [PMID 11073942]; GO_component: GO:0005774 - vacuolar membrane [Evidence IEA]; GO_component: GO:0005773 - vacuole [Evidence IEA]; GO_function: GO:0005525 - GTP binding [Evidence IEA,IEA]; GO_function: GO:0005525 - GTP binding [Evidence ISA] [PMID 10388807]; GO_function: GO:0000166 - nucleotide binding [Evidence IEA]; GO_process: GO:0006914 - autophagy [Evidence IEA]; GO_process: GO:0016237 - microautophagy [Evidence IMP] [PMID 15989961]; GO_process: GO:0032008 - positive regulation of TOR signaling [Evidence IGI,IMP] [PMID 19748353]; GO_process: GO:0045944 - positive regulation of transcription from RNA polymerase II promoter [Evidence IDA] [PMID 18258182]; GO_process: GO:0015031 - protein transport [Evidence IEA]; GO_process: GO:0006810 - transport [Evidence IEA]), producing MQPLETLYIESTAKPTYERFDSLVNFAVQELPGQLDMFEPSYDSERIFAQVGSLIYVIDSQDEYLYALQNLQQIIEYAFKINPAINFEVLIHKVDGLSDDFRLDTQRDIMQRVTDELVDANLEGVNIAFHLTSIFDHSIYEAFSRIIQKLVPELPVLENLLDILCQHSGIEKAFLFDVNSKIYLATDSSPVDVETYQVCSDFIDVAVDLDLLYKPSYTQQQQQPQTQQTPESNNSPGLAAVTNGSGPSQTPEGPGLKCTSKLHNGMVLYLSQMIRGLALVGMIRSEGVQKMTLVDYNVEIFRQGLTRVYAEDPLHPHPA from the coding sequence ATGCAACCACTGGAAACTTTATATATTGAGAGTACTGCGAAGCCGACGTATGAGAGGTTTGATTCGTTGGTGAATTTCGCGGTCCAGGAACTGCCGGGACAATTGGATATGTTTGAGCCCAGTTACGACTCGGAACGGATCTTTGCTCAGGTAGGGTCGCTGATTTATGTTATTGACAGTCAGGACgaatatttatatgcatTACAAAATCTCCAGCAAATTATCGAGTACgctttcaaaatcaatccAGCCATTAATTTCGAGGTGCTTATTCATAAAGTGGACGGACTGAGTGACGACTTCCGGCTCGACACCCAGCGTGATATCATGCAGCGAGTGACGGACGAGCTGGTCGATGCGAATTTAGAAGGAGTCAATATCGCGTTTCATCTTACCAGTATCTTCGATCATTCTATCTACGAAGCGTTTTCACGTATCATTCAAAAACTGGTTCCTGAGCTGCCTGTTCTTGAGAACCTGCTGGATATCCTGTGTCAGCATTCAGGCATTGAAAAGGCGTTCCTTTTCGACGTCAATTCCAAGATATACCTAGCGACTGACTCTTCACCTGTAGACGTTGAAACATACCAAGTCTGTTCCGACTTTATCGATGTCGCTGTGGACCTCGACCTGCTATATAAACCGTCATACacccaacaacaacaacaaccacagaCCCAACAGACCCCCGAGTCCAACAACAGTCCTGGACTTGCAGCCGTCACTAACGGCTCTGGTCCATCACAAACCCCAGAAGGACCCGGTCTCAAATGCACCTCCAAACTACACAACGGCATGGTTCTTTACCTGTCTCAAATGATCCGAGGACTGGCACTGGTCGGCATGATCCGCAGCGAAGGGGTCCAAAAAATGACCCTCGTCGACTACAACGTCGAGATCTTCCGCCAGGGACTCACCCGAGTGTACGCCGAAGACCCTCTCCACCCCCATCCCGCATAA
- the TYW3 gene encoding Tyw3p (tRNA methyltransferase required for synthesis of wybutosine; a modified guanosine found at the 3'-position adjacent to the anticodon of phenylalanine tRNA which supports reading frame maintenance by stabilizing codon-anticodon interactions; GO_component: GO:0005575 - cellular_component [Evidence ND]; GO_function: GO:0008168 - methyltransferase activity [Evidence IEA]; GO_function: GO:0008175 - tRNA methyltransferase activity [Evidence IDA,IMP] [PMID 16642040]; GO_function: GO:0016740 - transferase activity [Evidence IEA]; GO_process: GO:0032259 - methylation [Evidence IEA]; GO_process: GO:0030488 - tRNA methylation [Evidence IDA,IMP] [PMID 16642040]; GO_process: GO:0008033 - tRNA processing [Evidence IEA]; GO_process: GO:0031591 - wybutosine biosynthetic process [Evidence IMP] [PMID 16642040]; GO_process: GO:0031591 - wybutosine biosynthetic process [Evidence IMP] [PMID 17150819]), with translation MRESDSEEMSQNPFDQKKRAILSQIESTDETHPDASPKGTLDVLLLPLIDVINSHSDYVTTSSCSGRVSVFLEGMKTASELGGKGDGGKWLFITHDPEELKSTDWWSLVTDHREHVSESDVSAGVSSIGNGEPAKYDGQRYVLYKFEAMILHVKCRDRASASALYTAAMSCGFRESGIGSNDLVGIRISLRLDVPIAYLNNDGTTTPLVPRQYIDHLQTISLDLFNKNTAKINQLHRTVASMIQAQQTAANKPQTAKETKEQRRERKHREGLLIQAQTRQITPEAPL, from the coding sequence ATGAGAGAGAGCGACAGTGAGGAGATGAGCCAGAACCCGTTTGATCAGAAAAAGAGGGCTATTTTGAGCCAGATCGAGTCGACCGATGAGACTCATCCTGACGCTTCGCCGAAAGGCACGCTGGAcgtgctgctgctgccgttgATAGATGTCATTAATAGCCACAGCGACTATGTGACGACGTCGTCGTGCTCGGGCAGAGTCAGTGTGTTTCTCGAGGGGATGAAAACAGCATCTGAACTCGGTGGGAAGGGCGATGGCGGGAAATGGCTGTTTATCACTCATGATCCAGAGGAACTGAAATCAACTGACTGGTGGTCTTTGGTAACCGACCACCGCGAACATGTATCAGAATCTGATGTCAGTGCTGGGGTTTCCAGTATAGGTAATGGTGAACCGGCGAAATACGATGGTCAGAGATACGTGCTATATAAATTCGAAGCGATGATTCTCCATGTGAAATGCCGGGACCGCGCCAGTGCCTCTGCTCTGTACACAGCGGCCATGAGCTGCGGGTTTCGAGAAAGCGGGATCGGGTCCAACGATCTCGTGGGCATTCGTATTTCACTGCGACTCGACGTTCCAATAGCATATCTCAACAACGACGGCACTACAACTCCGTTAGTACCCCGTCAATACATTGACCATCTACAAACCATCTCACTCGACCTgttcaacaaaaacacCGCCAAAATCAACCAGCTCCATCGGACCGTCGCCAGCATGATCCAGGCCCAACAAACAGCCGCCAATAAACCACAAACCgccaaagaaacaaaagaacaGCGTCGCGAACGCAAACACCGCGAAGGGCTCCTCATCCAGGCCCAAACCCGCCAAATTACCCCTGAAGCCCCTTTGTAG
- the LSC1 gene encoding succinate--CoA ligase (GDP-forming) subunit alpha (Alpha subunit of succinyl-CoA ligase; succinyl-CoA ligase is a mitochondrial enzyme of the TCA cycle that catalyzes the nucleotide-dependent conversion of succinyl-CoA to succinate; phosphorylated; GO_component: GO:0042645 - mitochondrial nucleoid [Evidence IDA] [PMID 15692048]; GO_component: GO:0005739 - mitochondrion [Evidence IEA,IEA]; GO_component: GO:0005739 - mitochondrion [Evidence IDA] [PMID 14576278]; GO_component: GO:0005739 - mitochondrion [Evidence IDA] [PMID 16823961]; GO_component: GO:0005739 - mitochondrion [Evidence IDA] [PMID 9874242]; GO_function: GO:0005524 - ATP binding [Evidence IEA]; GO_function: GO:0003878 - ATP citrate synthase activity [Evidence IEA]; GO_function: GO:0005525 - GTP binding [Evidence IEA]; GO_function: GO:0003824 - catalytic activity [Evidence IEA]; GO_function: GO:0048037 - cofactor binding [Evidence IEA]; GO_function: GO:0016874 - ligase activity [Evidence IEA]; GO_function: GO:0000166 - nucleotide binding [Evidence IEA]; GO_function: GO:0004775 - succinate-CoA ligase (ADP-forming) activity [Evidence IEA,IEA]; GO_function: GO:0004775 - succinate-CoA ligase (ADP-forming) activity [Evidence IDA,IMP,ISS] [PMID 9874242]; GO_process: GO:0008152 - metabolic process [Evidence IEA]; GO_process: GO:0006104 - succinyl-CoA metabolic process [Evidence TAS] [PMID 9175438]; GO_process: GO:0006104 - succinyl-CoA metabolic process [Evidence IDA] [PMID 9874242]; GO_process: GO:0006099 - tricarboxylic acid cycle [Evidence IEA,IEA]; GO_process: GO:0006099 - tricarboxylic acid cycle [Evidence TAS] [PMID 9175438]) — MSLNGTAPPAYELFSNKTRAFVYGLQPRACQGMLDFDFICKRDVPSVAGVIYPFGGQFVTKMYWGTKETLLPVYQQVEKAAAKHPEVDVVVNFASSRSVYSSTMELLEYPQFRTIAIIAEGVPERRAREILYKAQKKGVTIIGPATVGGIKPGCFKIGNTGGMMDNIVASKLYRPGSVAYVSKSGGMSNELNNIIAQTTNGVYEGVAIGGDRYPGTTFIDHILRYQADPNCKIIALLGEVGGVEEYRVIEAVKSGKITKPIVAWAIGTCASMFKTEVQFGHAGSMANSDLETATAKNAAMKAAGFHVPDTFEDFPETLAQVYETLVKKGVIVPQPEPEVPKIPIDYSWAQELGLIRKPAAFISTISDDRGQELLYAGIPISDVFKDDIGIGGVMSLLWFRRRLPAYASKFLEMVLMLTADHGPAVSGAMNTIITTRAGKDLISSLVSGLLTIGTRFGGALDGAATEFTNAFDKGLSPRQFVDTMRKQNKLIPGIGHKVKSRNNPDFRVELVKDFVKKNFPSTTLLDYALAVEEVTTSKKDNLILNVDGAIAVSFIDLMRSSGAFTPEEVDEYLKNGVLNGLFVLGRSIGLIAHHLDQKRLKTGLYRHPWDDITYLVGQDAVSSANKRVEVDAKGVSKAKSK, encoded by the coding sequence ATGTCTCTTAACGGTACTGCCCCTCCTGCTTATGAGCTGTTCTCTAACAAGACTCGTGCTTTTGTGTACGGTCTTCAACCTAGAGCTTGTCAAGGTATGCTTgactttgatttcatcTGTAAGAGAGATGTTCCCtctgttgctggtgttatCTACCCCTTTGGTGGTCAATTCGTGACTAAAATGTACTGGGGTACTAAGGAGACTTTGTTGCCAGTTTACCAACAAGTCGagaaggctgctgctaagcACCCCGAGGTCGATGTTGTTGTCAACTTCGCGTCTTCTCGTTCTGTTTACTCGTCTACCATGGAATTGCTCGAGTACCCTCAATTCAGAACCATTGCCATCATTGCTGAAGGTGTTCCTGAGAGAAGAGCCAGAGAAATCTTGTACAAGGCTCAAAAGAAGGGAGTCACTATTATTGGCCCTGCTACTGTCGGTGGTATCAAGCCCGGTTGTTTCAAGATCGGTAACACTGGTGGTATGATGGACAACATTGTTGCTTCCAAGTTGTACAGACCCGGTTCGGTCGCTTATGTTTCCAAGTCCGGTGGTATGTCCAACGAACTTAACAACATCATTGCTCAGACTACCAACGGTGTCTACGAGGGTGTTGctattggtggtgatagATACCCCGGTACCACCTTCATTGACCACATTCTCCGTTACCAAGCTGACCCCAACTGTAAAATTATCGCTCTTTTGGGAGAAGTCGGTGGTGTTGAGGAGTACCGTGTTATCGAGGCCGTCAAGTCCGGTAAGATCACTAAGCCTATTGTGGCTTGGGCCATTGGTACTTGTGCTTCTATGTTCAAGACTGAGGTTCAATTCGGCCATGCTGGTTCTATGGCCAACTCTGATTTGGAGACTGCCACTGCTAAGAACGCTGCTATGAAGGCTGCAGGATTCCATGTTCCTGACACTTTTGAGGATTTCCCCGAGACCTTGGCTCAAGTTTATGAGACTTTGGTCAAGAAGGGAGTTATTGTTCCTCAACCCGAGCCCGAGGTGCCCAAGATCCCTATTGACTACTCTTGGGCCCAAGAATTGGGACTTATCAGAAAGCCTGCTGCTTTCATCTCGACCATTTCTGATGATCGTGGTCAAGAGCTTTTGTATGCTGGTATCCCTATTTCCGACGTTTTCAAGGACGATATTGGTATTGGAGGAGTCATGTCTCTTCTGTGGTTCAGACGTCGTCTGCCTGCCTATGCTTCTAAGTTCCTTGAGATGGTTCTTATGTTGACCGCAGACCACGGTCCTGCTGTGTCTGGAGCCATGAACACcattatcaccaccagagcCGGTAAGGACTTGATTTCATCGCTTGTTTCTGGTTTGTTGACTATTGGTACACGATTCGGAGGTGCTCTTGACGGTGCCGCTACCGAGTTCACTAATGCCTTTGACAAGGGTCTGTCGCCCCGTCAATTCGTCGATACCATGCGTAAGCAGAACAAGCTTATTCCCGGTATCGGCCACAAAGTCAAGTCTCGTAATAACCCGGATTTCCGTGTCGAGCTTGTCAAGGACTTtgtcaagaagaacttcCCCTCGACCACTCTTCTCGACTATGCTCTAGCTGTTGAGGAGGTCACTACCTCGAAGAAGGACAACCTTATTCTCAACGTTGACGGTGCCATTGCCGTTTCTTTCATTGATCTCATGAGATCATCTGGTGCTTTCACCCCCGAGGAGGTCGACGAGTACCTCAAGAACGGCGTTCTTAACGGTCTCTTCGTGCTGGGCCGTTCCATCGGTCTCATTGCCCACCACCTCGACCAAAAGAGACTCAAGACCGGTCTCTACAGACACCCCTGGGACGACATTACCTACCTCGTCGGCCAAGACGCCGTCAGCTCCGCCAACAAGCGTGTCGAGGTCGACGCCAAGGGCGTTTCCAAGGCCAAGTCCAAGTAA
- a CDS encoding putative carboxylic ester hydrolase (Putative acyltransferase with similarity to Eeb1p and Eht1p; has a minor role in medium-chain fatty acid ethyl ester biosynthesis; may be involved in lipid metabolism and detoxification; GO_component: GO:0005575 - cellular_component [Evidence ND]; GO_function: GO:0016787 - hydrolase activity [Evidence IEA]; GO_function: GO:0016746 - transferase activity, transferring acyl groups [Evidence ISS] [PMID 16361250]; GO_process: GO:0051792 - medium-chain fatty acid biosynthetic process [Evidence IGI] [PMID 16361250]), protein MVEQEAPARELWFFHDSPVELEDPSTPLPTATATPPQGTPTQSPRRSREKSPATFGAHFSESLRSRGRERSVSTGTPVNGTSGNTLKPRPSSGSLKDEESQNTPAKGSISYPVFSVTSLVGSVTPNLNWQAFSPYDCRLLNKEYNKPLEEEEEPVPVGCNRLYQVSLQSMDMTPIYWAPLTSPYNVHCSSWFFSTSLTPIEPSLEDAIEEAFQEIKPWTSTYLAELEAAITVPEAMTKLKTPITYFDGRSDVSVEVVFAPTFKRDSANELQPEQEEEEKEEEEEEDSNDKKGQDIDLAKGESEKNDQTAKEEDGAKDVNSDAASIASSVASGPESYPVAYIFSASSSVSIPYIFSSTSPAQLISSLVAGKAPPGTLFTVQRHFSWQDWKALRNLPDRPSDGDEYAPRKITQLVLVFHGIGQKLTERVESFNFTYAINSFRIQVSNFVDSQQLSQYIKEDTNILTLPINWRRIIDFENLKGTENKPKNSEFSLSDITMKSIPSVRNLISDVMLDIPYYMSRHKKLLLDAAAQEANRVYSLFTKINPEFEKSGGTVNIIGHSLGSSIAVDLLSSQPTDVTKCKPEELEKKRTLKFNVHNLFLVGSPVGFFLLLENAQLHPRELYDRKNKIDPGDTTHKYPYGCIAVRNVYNILHYSDPIAYYIGPTVDRLQVSLIETATLPSEKAFIVAQAADAAGWVNALTSRIPFMGSPKNESTKDITIQEKEKQMPDEEDAEVQILDEKTKPLKELLPGVTLNSEYVEVEPVTNPTDAQLPKPGQTVELEDRDFEKESSGEEKLILLNENGQIDWVIPLTVSLESVSQYVSMLTAHSGYWDSKDFARMVAIECGRAKGVDNTISQYRARKKNKSS, encoded by the coding sequence ATGGTAGAGCAGGAGGCTCCTGCTAGGGAATTGTGGTTTTTCCACGATTCGCCAGTTGAGTTAGAGGATCCAAGTACCCCTCTTCCGACCGCCACCGCCACTCCACCACAGGGAACACCGACCCAGTCACCCAGGAGAAGTCGAGAAAAATCACCAGCGACATTCGGGGCTCATTTCAGTGAATCATTACGATCCAGAGGGAGGGAAAGGTCCGTCAGTACGGGTACACCTGTCAATGGCACCAGTGGTAATACTCTCAAGCCGAGGCCTTCGTCGGGCTCGCTAAAGGACGAGGAATCCCAAAATACTCCAGCAAAGGGGTCAATTAGCTATCCGGTATTTTCAGTGACTTCACTTGTTGGCTCAGTTACGCCAAATCTCAATTGGCAGGCATTCAGCCCTTACGACTGTAGATTGCTGAACAAGGAGTATAACAAGCCTTtagaggaagaagaggagccGGTACCAGTTGGATGTAACCGATTATATCAAGTATCACTACAGTCTATGGATATGACTCCGATATACTGGGCACCACTAACCAGTCCGTATAATGTTCACTGCTCGAGCTGGTTTTTCAGTACATCGCTGACTCCTATTGAACCATCTTTGGAGGATGCTATAGAAGAAGCGTTTCAAGAGATCAAACCTTGGACTTCTACTTACTTGGCAGAATTAGAAGCTGCCATTACAGTTCCTGAAGCCATGACAAAACTGAAAACTCCAATTACCTATTTTGATGGCAGATCGGATGTGTCAGTAGAGGTAGTGTTCGCACCTACATTTAAGCGAGACTCGGCGAACGAGCTGCAACCtgagcaagaagaagaagaaaaagaagaagaggaagaagaagattcaaACGATAAAAAGGGTCAAGATATTGATCTAGCTAAAGGTGAGAGTGAGAAGAATGACCAGACAGCgaaggaagaagacggTGCAAAAGATGTGAACTCGGATGCTGCGTCTATTGCCAGCTCTGTAGCCAGCGGTCCTGAGTCGTATCCAGTGGCATACATATTTTCGGCATCGTCGTCAGTATCAATTCCGTACATATTTTCGAGCACCTCGCCAGCTCAGCTCATTTCATCGTTGGTAGCTGGAAAAGCACCACCAGGAACCCTGTTTACAGTTCAGCGACACTTTTCTTGGCAAGATTGGAAAGCATTGAGGAACCTTCCTGATCGTCCATCAGATGGTGACGAGTATGCACCCCGTAAAATTACCCAATTGGTTCTTGTGTTTCATGGAATCGGCCAGAAACTGACGGAGCGGGTAGAGAGTTTTAATTTTACATATGCGATCAATTCGTTCCGGATCCAAGTGTCGAATTTTGTCGACTCACAACAGCTATCGCAGTATATTAAAGAAGACACAAATATTCTCACCTTACCAATCAACTGGCGTCGAATCATCGATTTTGAGAACTTGAAAGGAACAGAGAACAAACCCAAGAATTCCGAATTCTCACTGAGCGACATCACCATGAAATCAATTCCATCAGTTAGAAACCTAATCAGTGACGTGATGCTAGATATCCCGTACTACATGTCTCGTCACAAGAAGCTACTATTAGATGCAGCAGCTCAAGAAGCAAACCGTGTTTATTCACTGTTCACTAAGATCAACCCCGAATTTGAAAAGTCTGGAGGTACAGTAAATATCATTGGTCACTCATTGGGAAGTTCAATTGCCGTCGACTTATTATCAAGCCAACCTACAGATGTGACGAAATGCAAGCCCGAAGAACTAGAAAAGAAGCGAACCTTGAAGTTCAATGTCCACAATTTGTTTCTCGTCGGCAGTCCTGTAGGATTCTTCTTGCTTCTTGAGAACGCACAATTGCACCCCAGAGAATTGTATGACCGCAAAAATAAGATAGATCCGGGCGACACGACCCACAAGTATCCTTATGGATGTATTGCAGTGCGAAATGTATACAACATTCTCCACTACTCGGATCCTATAGCATACTACATCGGCCCCACTGTCGACCGATTACAGGTATCACTAATTGAAACAGCCACACTCCCCAGTGAAAAAGCGTTTATCGTTGCACAAGCTGCTGACGCTGCTGGATGGGTCAATGCCCTGACTTCGCGAATACCATTTATGGGCTCTCCCAAGAACGAGTCGACTAAGGACATCACTATacaagagaaagaaaagcaGATGccagacgaagaagacgctGAAGTACAAATTCTCGACGAGAAAACAAAGCCCTTGAAAGAACTTCTTCCTGGAGTCACACTAAACAGCGAGTACGTCGAAGTCGAGCCCGTGACCAACCCTACCGACGCTCAACTGCCCAAGCCAGGACAAACTGTAGAACTCGAGGATCgagattttgaaaaagagtcAAGTGGCGAAGAAAAACTTATACTGTTAAATGAAAACGGGCAAATCGACTGGGTCATTCCCCTAACCGTGTCACTGGAAAGCGTCTCCCAGTACGTGTCGATGCTGACGGCACACTCTGGCTACTGGGACTCGAAAGACTTTGCCCGCATGGTAGCTATAGAATGCGGACGAGCCAAAGGCGTTGATAACACCATCTCCCAGTACCGAGCtagaaaaaagaacaagTCCTCCTAG